Proteins encoded in a region of the Flavobacterium sp. MDT1-60 genome:
- a CDS encoding exo-alpha-sialidase: MNLKKYCLIVLLVSVFLACKSIKNEPKAVTITQNYIAENPVTAASHASTLVEIEPNTLLAAWFGGKYEGAKDVGIYISSYKEKKWSAPKKIINPLIKDGDTLPCWNPVLFKSKSQNLYLFYKVGKNPREWFGAMIVSKDDGKTWSNAKYLPKGILGPIRNKPIETSPGIILCGSSTESITDNKWRVFIETYTEATDSWLITDIQDKKNFDIIQPTFLVHSDKEIQILSRSRHNKLISSWSDDYGKTWQRTDSINVVNSNSGVDAVTLSNKSFLLVNNPLKMGKDWFNGRNVLDVEYSKDGVHWKKIFNLENQSEGEFSYPAIIQTSDHKIHVLYTYNRKYIKHVVFKLMK; the protein is encoded by the coding sequence ATGAATTTAAAAAAATATTGCTTGATTGTTTTATTAGTTTCTGTTTTTCTTGCTTGTAAATCAATTAAAAACGAACCTAAAGCAGTTACTATTACCCAAAATTATATTGCCGAAAATCCGGTAACGGCGGCTAGTCATGCATCAACATTAGTTGAAATCGAACCCAATACGCTTTTAGCAGCCTGGTTTGGCGGAAAATATGAAGGCGCAAAAGATGTCGGCATTTATATTTCATCATATAAAGAAAAAAAATGGTCAGCTCCTAAAAAAATTATAAATCCTTTAATAAAAGATGGCGATACCCTGCCATGCTGGAATCCGGTTTTGTTTAAAAGTAAAAGTCAGAATCTATATTTGTTTTATAAAGTGGGGAAAAACCCGAGAGAATGGTTTGGCGCTATGATCGTTTCAAAAGATGACGGAAAGACCTGGAGCAATGCTAAATATCTGCCAAAAGGAATATTGGGGCCAATCAGAAATAAACCAATCGAAACAAGTCCGGGAATTATTTTATGCGGAAGCAGTACCGAAAGCATTACTGATAATAAATGGCGGGTATTTATAGAAACCTATACAGAAGCAACTGATAGCTGGCTTATAACAGATATTCAGGATAAGAAAAACTTTGATATTATTCAGCCAACATTCCTGGTTCATTCAGATAAAGAAATTCAAATTTTATCCCGAAGCAGGCATAATAAATTAATTTCAAGCTGGTCAGATGATTACGGCAAAACATGGCAACGAACGGATAGTATTAATGTTGTCAACTCAAATTCAGGAGTTGATGCTGTGACATTGTCTAACAAATCATTTTTATTAGTGAATAATCCTCTAAAAATGGGAAAAGATTGGTTTAATGGCCGAAATGTTTTAGATGTAGAATATTCAAAAGATGGTGTGCATTGGAAGAAAATATTTAATCTGGAAAACCAATCCGAAGGTGAATTCAGTTATCCGGCTATTATTCAAACGTCAGATCATAAAATTCATGTATTGTATACTTATAATAGAAAGTACATTAAGCATGTTGTATTTAAACTGATGAAATAA
- a CDS encoding M20 family metallopeptidase produces MNKQILLLLLVVNTFCTQYIVYGQGKKSEIATHESIRLETDKIFERLVQIRRDFHENPELAGKEKRTQEIIKKYLLDLGLQVETDIYGYGVVGILEGAKKGKKIAWRAEMDALPNDFPDKSDFKSKVKGVQHGCGHDIHMAIAIGIAEVLAKNKKSLHGTVYFIFQPEEETFAGAKKITENEIFSKFKPDEIYGLHVTALPVGQIMVKPNEMFAYQKEIRIQFKNTLSAEEVKELTVKIRNSLVRSKNGSKPWEIQSITDPKIGLTNPNTIFKDYLIAEENFRAYSKNDVFRIDAEVYETDAARLKNIIPTIEQVMKDNNYASHLLSIMYIKENPTVLNDPNLTRSSINTLDNIYGKGFVTPDYGQVPYFNDDFAYFQQKIPGVYFLLGGSNFEKGIIAMNHAPNFEVDEECIRTGVRTFSSLLFQKGK; encoded by the coding sequence ATGAACAAACAAATTCTATTGTTATTACTTGTTGTAAACACATTTTGCACGCAATACATTGTTTACGGACAGGGAAAAAAGAGTGAAATTGCTACTCATGAATCTATTCGACTTGAAACTGATAAAATTTTTGAGAGGCTCGTTCAAATTAGAAGAGATTTTCATGAAAATCCGGAACTTGCGGGCAAAGAAAAGAGAACACAGGAAATAATAAAAAAATATTTATTGGACTTAGGACTTCAAGTTGAAACGGACATCTACGGCTATGGTGTTGTTGGAATTTTGGAAGGTGCTAAAAAGGGTAAAAAAATCGCCTGGCGAGCAGAAATGGATGCATTACCAAATGACTTTCCCGATAAATCTGATTTTAAATCTAAGGTAAAAGGTGTTCAACACGGATGTGGACATGATATACACATGGCGATCGCAATAGGAATTGCAGAAGTTTTGGCAAAAAACAAAAAGTCATTGCACGGCACAGTCTATTTTATTTTTCAGCCAGAAGAAGAAACATTTGCAGGAGCAAAAAAAATTACTGAAAATGAAATATTTTCTAAATTTAAACCTGATGAGATTTATGGGCTTCATGTAACAGCATTACCGGTGGGACAGATAATGGTAAAACCAAATGAAATGTTTGCCTACCAAAAAGAAATAAGAATACAATTTAAAAATACACTATCTGCCGAAGAGGTAAAAGAGCTTACAGTAAAAATCCGCAATTCCTTAGTTAGGTCGAAAAATGGAAGCAAGCCATGGGAGATCCAGTCTATTACCGATCCAAAAATTGGATTAACAAATCCAAACACAATATTTAAAGATTATTTAATTGCTGAGGAAAATTTTAGGGCTTATTCTAAAAACGATGTGTTCCGTATAGATGCAGAAGTATATGAAACTGATGCAGCCCGATTAAAAAACATTATTCCTACCATTGAACAGGTAATGAAAGATAACAATTATGCTTCTCATTTACTTTCTATTATGTACATAAAAGAAAATCCAACAGTTTTAAACGATCCAAATTTAACACGAAGCTCTATAAATACTCTTGACAATATTTACGGAAAAGGATTTGTTACACCTGACTATGGGCAAGTCCCGTATTTTAATGATGATTTTGCCTATTTTCAACAAAAAATACCCGGAGTTTATTTCTTGCTCGGAGGTTCTAATTTCGAAAAAGGAATTATAGCAATGAATCATGCTCCTAATTTTGAAGTCGATGAAGAATGTATTAGAACGGGAGTCAGAACATTTTCTTCGTTGTTATTTCAAAAGGGTAAATAA